TAACCCCGCTATTTTCCTGGTTTAAATTTAAATATTTCTAAAGCTTTAAATTTTAAACAACATTAAAACTTTATTTTATGATTCAAACTTCAACAATAATGCTTGTAATATCTTCATTTTTATCATTTTTTGGGGTTGTTTATGCAATTGATATTTGGTTATTGATTTTTTCTTCATCCTTAATTAAAAGAAGACCCCATAAAATTGAGGTTAAATGTTGGCCTAAAGTTTCAATTCATATTCCACTTTATAATGAAGAAAATGTCGCTGCTAGGATTTTAAATGCATGCCTAAATCTTGATTACCCTAAAGATAAAATAGAAATAATAGTATTGGATGATTCAAATGATGAAACAACAAGTATAGTGAAGGAGTTTGAAAAGAAAAAACCAAATTTAATTAAGGTAATTCATAGAAATTCTAGAGAGGGCTTTAAAGCTGGTGCTCTTCAAAATGCTTTAAAATATACTACAGGTGAAATAATTGCTTTATTCGATGCTGATCATGTACCTTCAAGAGATTTCTTAAAAAAGCTTATTCCTTACCTCTTAGCTGATAAAAATATAGCGTTTGTCCAAACTAAATTTAATTGTTTAAATTTTAAGGAGAATTGGATTGTTAAAAGCATAGCTATAGCATCAGAATTTTATAATAAAATTAATCTAAATGGAAGAGCTAAATTAGATTTTCTTCTCCATTTTAGAGGCGGAGGAGGAATATTTAAAAGGAATGTTTTAGAAGAGGTGGGGGGATGGCAATCAGATACTTTAGCTGAAGATTTAGATTTATCGATTAGGCTTTTTTTAGCAGGAAAAAAAGGTGTGTATATTTCTGAAGAAACTTGTTTGGAAGAAATGCCTGCAACCCTTCTAGATTTGATAAGGCAACAACAAAGATGGGTTAAAGGTTTTGCTCAATGCTTTAAAAAACATGCTTTTTCTATAATTAAAAGTGAAAAAATAAGTTTACTTAAAAAGTTTGATGCATTAATTTATTTATCAACATGTTTTGCTTATCCTTTAGCTTTTTTTGGGTTAATTTTTGGATTTTTCTTTTCTCAAATTTTTCCTCAAAACTTTATTTTAGCTAATTTATTCAAAAATTATGTTTTAACCTTTAATTTTAGCGCAAATATATTGAGTTATTCAGCGTTTCTAACAGCTATGTCATTAACATTATTCTCTAAAGAATTTAAAGTTAATTTTTTAAAGATTCTTTATGTTATTAGCTTAGTATTAATTTTAATACCAATTTTAATTTTTACAAATTCTATAGCTGTAATAGAAGCTTTCATAAAGAAAAAGCATATATTTTATAGAACTAGAAAAATTGGTGGAAGCATTAATAATTTTTTAATTCTTTCTAACAATAATTTTATACATAACTTAAAGAAACCTATAATATCCTTTTTAGAAAGTTTAGATTTTCCGAAGCTTCTATCTTGAAAAATAATCGGAATAGTTTCTATTTTAAAACCTTTTTCCAATGCTTCCCATAAAACTTCGATTTGAAATTCAAATCCTTTAGAACTTAACTTATTCAAATTTATTTTATTAAAAACTTCTTTTCTATAAGCTCTGTAACCTGAAGTTGCATCTGAAACTTTAACTCCAGCTAAATAATTAGCTAAGAAGTTAGCTATACTAGAAATTATTTTTCTTTTAAATCCCCAGCCTATAATTTTTCCTCCAGGAATCTTTCTTGATCCAACTACAATATCGCATTCTTTAATTTTTTTTAAGAAGTTAGGTATATAGCTTGGATTATGACTAAAATCAGCATCCATAACTAATATTATTTCGCCTTTAGCAAGAGTTAAACCTTCTTTAATAGCATTTCCTAAACCGTCGCTTTTCTGCTTAAAAACTTTAGCTCCAGCAAGCATTGCTTTATTAGGGGTATCATCAGTGGATTTATCTATTACTAAAATTTCATATGTTTCATTAGTTTTATCAACTTCTCTTTTTATTAAGCTTATTAATTCATCAATTTCAGGTTCATTTTTAGTAGGTAAAATTATGGAAATCATTCCCTCAAAAATAATTTTAAATAAATTCTTTCCAAGAAATTAATACTAAAAAAGTGGAAATAAACGTAAAAATTGTATAAAGAATCAAAGTTAAATCAAGAAGCGCCATTACTAATACTAAGTTAGGAGAGAAACCCCATTCTAAATACCACCATAATGTTGAAATTGAGAAAATAAACATTAGTGGAAACAAAAATAAAGCTAAACCTGCAGCCCACTTTCGTCTTTTTAAAACTTGAAATCCAGTTATTAAGGTTAATATATGAAGTAAATAAAGTGGAATTAAGTTTGAAGACAGAATGATTGTTAAACATATTCCATAAATTCCAGCTATTATATAGAAGAAACCTGAAAATAAAATTGGATTAAGCTTTAATACTCCTTTCAAATTATAAACGCCTCAAAATTTTAAAGTTAAACCTTTAAATTTCCTCCTTATAAGTTTATCAATTTTTCGTTTATATTACTTTAAAGGTTATTAAGATTAGGATGTAAGTTATATAAAAGTTAATGTTTTAAAGAGGGAAAGTTAAATTGAGTAACGAATTATCAAATTTAATGTTTTATACGCAACCTTCGTTAAATTTTTCTGGTTTAACAACTAGCTTTGAAAAAGCAAAATATGTTATAATTGGAGTGCCATTTGATAAAACTAGCAGTTATAGACCAGGCTCTCGATTTGCACCTTTATTCATTAGAGAAGCTTCAATGAATATTGAGCTTTACAGTTTTAGAAGTGAATTTGATGGAGAAAAATTAAAGATTTATGATTGTGGAGATTTAATATTAACTGGAGAAACTCAAGAAGTATTAATTAGAATTAGTAAATTTATGGATGAAGTTTTAAAAAATAATAAAACTCCTATTTTAATCGGTGGAGAACACACGATAACTTATGGTGCTGTTAAAAATTTACCAGAAAATTCATGCATAATAAGTTTTGATGCTCACTTTGATTTAAGAGATTCATATTTAGGTGAAAAGTTTTGTCACGCAAGTTTTATGAGGAGAATTGTAGAAGAGAAAGGAGCTGAAAAAGTTCTTGAAGTTGGTGTTAGAGCTGCATGTAATGAGGAGGTTTCCTACGTCAAAAACAATAAAATATTCTTTTTATCAACATTCGATTTAAGAAAGCTTGGTGTTAAAGAAGCTGCTAAAACCATAATTGATAAAACTTCAAGCTTTAATAATGTATATTTAACTTTAGATATGGATGTTCTTGATCCTGCTTTCGCACCAGGTGTTGGAAACCCTGAAAGTGATGGTTTAGATTCAAATTTTTTATTAAGCTTATTAATTGAGCTTTGTAATTGTAAAATTATTGGTTTTGATTTAGTGGAGGTAAATCCAAATTATGATAATGGTAGCACAGCAGTGTTAGCTGCGAAAATAATTATTGAGATTTTATGCGCTTTAACCAAGCTTTCAATTGATCGTTAAAATTCCCTTTTCATTTTCGCAATGAAGAACCCTTCACTTTCATGGATATGTGGATACAATCTTCTGCATAAATTTTGTCCTCTAAACCCTGGTGAACCAACAAAAGGATTTATTGAGACAAGTTTAAAATTAGGATTAAGCTTTAAAAACTTCTCTATTAAAGCTTCATTTTCCTCTAAAGTTATAGAGCATGTAGAATAAATTAATGTTCCATCAACTCTTACAAGTTTACTGCAATTTTTCAACATTTTAAATTGAATTTCTTGAAATTTTTTGATTAATGAATGCGTCACTCTCCATTTCATTGATGGAGTTTTCATTAATGTTCCTGTTCCTGTACATGGAGGGTCTAAAAGCACTATATCAGCTTCAATTTTTAATGGAATAAATTTTGTTAAATCGCATAAAATCATTATAGCGTTTTTAACATTCATTCTATTCATTTCCGTTAACCAAACTTTAACTCTTTTTTTAGAATACTCTAAAGAATAAATGCTTCCTCTATTATTCATTAATTGAGCTAGAAAACTTGTTTTTCCTCCAGGAGCAGCGCATGCATCAATAACTATATCTCCTGGTTTTGGATTAGCTGCTAAAACCGAGAAGCAACTTGATTTATCCTGAATATAAAATAAACCATTAATGTAGGATTTAAGGTTTACAAGAGGTTTTTTAGTTTCTTTTAACAAGTACACATATGGGAAAAACTTTACTTTTTCAAGTTTAACACCTTCATTTTCAATTTGTTTTTTTAACTCTTCTTCATCCCCTTTTAAAGTATTTAACCTTAAATAGACTTTTTTAAATTCTAGATTAGCTTTAAGAAGTTTTAACGTTTGAGGTTTACCTAATAATTTAATACAGTAATTAACAAACCATTTAGGGTGAAAAAATTTTAAAGCAATTTTTTCCTCTTCAAGTTTATTTCTTAAAAACTCAGTTAAATTAACACTAAGTACACGACCAAGTAACAATTCTATTTTCTCGAAGTTTCTCCAACCTAAAATATTTCTACAACATTTAATTAAAGAGAATGCTTCTTTAATAGAGGATTTCTTAAATTTCATCCAATAAACATAAATTCTTAAAAAATTTTTTATGCCAAAACTTAATGTAGAAAGTACTTCTTTAGGTAATTCTGTAAAAATTATTTCATCTATAAAATTTTTTCGTTTAATTGTTTCAAAAACAATCATATAAGCTAACTTTAAAACTTCAGGTTTTTTAACGCCCAATTGGTTAACTGCCTTAGTTATAGCTGTTTTTTCATTTAAACCTTCGCTTTCCATCCAGCTTAAAGATTCTATAGCTAATGGTAATGCTTCCGAAAGAGACAAAGCTTTAAAAATCACCTTAACCTTTAACAATTAACATTATAATAGCCTAAATAAAAAATATTTTTAAATTTCTTTAATTGAAAGTTAAAAAGGGGAAGGGAAAAAACAATTTATGGAAACTTTAGAAAAATATTTTTCTAAAAAGGAAGAGGAGAAACCCTTAGTTAAGGGAGAGGGAGAATTTCAAGAGTTAATTTATAAACCTAGTTTAGCTGTTAATTTAAGCAAAGCATATTTTGTTGGTGCAGGTTACGATGGAGAAAAACATTTAGCTTTTATTAAACTTTACGAGCCTGAAGAGGGTAAAATTTACTTTTGGTATGATGATAGCTTTCATAAACCATACTGTTTTTCTAAACAATCTATTCAAGAACTTCAACTTAATGAAGCTTTAGTAAACCATGATGGTTTTGAAAGATTTGAAGAAGAAGAAAAATATGATGCTTTAGAAGATAGAAGAATCAAAGTTACAAAAATTATTGCTAAAGATCCTTTATCTATTGGTGGAAGACCATCAGGCTCTATAAGAGATATTTTAAGAGTTTGGGAAGCAGATATTAAATATACTGAATGCTACATATATGATAAAGGGCTTATTCCTGGAATGCCATACAAAGTTGAAAATGGAAAGCTTATCCCAATAGAATATGATTTAGATCCTCAAATTTTAAACGCTATAAAAAATACTTTAAAAGATGATGTTAACAATATAGATTTATTATTAAATTGGGCAAAACTTCTTGAGTGCCCTGTACCAAAATTTTTAAGAGCCGCTGTAGACATAGAGGTTTACTCACCTATAGCAACTAGAATGCCTTCAGCTTCTGAAGCTGAATACCCTGTAATATGCGCTAGCATAGCAGGTATAGATGGAGAAAAAAAAGTATTTTTACTAAGAAGAGATGGAATTCAAGAAGGAAATGCAACTTTACCTGATGAAGTAAAAATTGCTTATTTTGATAGTGAAAGAAAACTATTGCTTGAATTTTTTAAATCTATAATTAAATATCCATTTATAGTAACTTTCAATGGAGACGATTTTGATTTAAAATATCTCTATAATCGTGCTAGAAAACTTGGTTTTTCAAAAGAGACTATTCCAATCGAGTTAGGTAGAGAATCCGCTTCAGTAATTCATGGTATTCATATAGATTTATATAAGTTTTTCTTTAATCGTTCAATTCAAATTTACGCGTTTAATCAAAGATATAGAGAAAACACGTTAGATGATGTTGGAAAAGCATTACTTCAGCATGGAAAACTAGAAATTCAAAATCCTGTTTCAGATCTTACATATTCTGAATTAGCAGCTTATTGCTTAACAGATTCAATATTAACGCTGAATTTAACAACTTTTAACGATTCATTAGTTATGAAAATTATTATGGCTTTATCTAGAATAGCTGTTATGCCTATGGAGGATGTTTGTAGACAAGGAGTATCAAACTGGATAAGAAGCATGCTTTATAATGAACATAGAAAAAGGGGATATTTAATTCCGAGATCTGATGACATTTTATCTCTTAAAGGAGTAACAGCTACAGAAGCAATAATAAAAGGAAAGAAGTATAAGGGCGCTATAGTTGTTGAACCAATTCAAGGGATACACTTTAATGTAGCAGTTTTAGATTTTGCTTCACTATATCCATCAATAATTAAAGTTTGGAATCTAGGATACGAGACAATTTTATGCCCTCATGAAGAATGTAAAGTTAATAAAGTTCCTGGAACACCGCATTGGGTTTGCACTAAAAAAAGAGCTTTAGAAAGCTTATTAATAGGTTCTCTTAGAGATTTAAGAGTTAAATGGTATAAAGTAAAGGCGAAAGATAAAGCATTAAATGAAGAAACTAGAAGTTTATATACAGTTGTCCAAAGTGCATTAAAAGTTGTTTTAAATGCAAGCTATGGTGTTTTTGGAGCTGAAACTTTCTCCCTTTATTGTCCTCCTGTAGCTGAAGCTACAGCAGCTATAGGTAGATATATAATAACTAGAACAATAGAGAAAGCCAAAGAATTAGGTGTGAACGTTATTTATGGAGATACAGACTCTATATTCCTAGGAAATCCAACAGAAGAACAATTAAAAGAATTAATTAACTGGTCAAAATCAACCCTTAAAATGGAGTTAGAGGTGGATAAATGGTATAGATATGTGGCTTTAAGTTCCAGAAAAAAGAATTATTTAGGTGTATATAGGGATGGTACAGTAGATATTAAAGGTTTAACTGGTAAAAAAAGGCATATACCAGAATTTTTAAAAAGAGCATTTTATGAAATGATTCAAATTTTAAGTAAAGTTAAAACAAAAGAAGAATTTAATGAAGCTAAAGAAAAGATTAAAAAAATCGTTAGAGATTGTTATTTCAATTTAAAAAACCATAAATATTCTTTAGAAGATTTAGCTTTTAGAATAGTTATTAGTAAACCTCCTAAAGGTTACATTAAGACTACACCTCAACATGTGAAAGCAGCTCAATTATTAGAGAGTAGAGGTATAGAAGTTAAACCTGGAGATTTAATATCTTTTGTAAAAGTTGTTGGAGATTTCGGCGTAAAACCAACTAATTTAGCTTCAATAGAAGAAGTTGATACAAGAAAGTATATTGAATATATTGAATCTACATTTGAGCAAGTTTTAGATGCTTTAGGAACAAATTTAAGCGAATTAATTGGTCATACAAAACTTGAAGCTTTCTTTGAAGGGTAAAAAGGAATGAATGAAAAAATTGAAAAAATGATAGTAGAATTAATAAGAAAAGCGGAAGTAAACCTCCCTAAAGATGTTTTTAAAGCTTTAAAAAATGCTTATGAAGAAGAAGATTCTAAACTTGCAAAAGCTCAATTGAAGCTTATGATTGAAAATGTTAAGCTTGCAGAAGAATTAAAAATACCTATTTGTCAAGATACAGGCGTTATAAACTTTTTCGTAAAAATTGGAAGAGAATTTAAAAATAATTTTAGTATTAACGAGGTTATTTTTAAAGCTGTAAGAAAAGCTACAAAAGAAGTGCCTTTAAGACCAAACATTGTTCACCCACTTACAAGAGTAAATACAAACGATAATACGGGAAGATTTATCCCCCATATTTATTTAGAGCAGGTTGAAGGAGACTATATGGAAGTTACAGTTTTTCCTAAGGGTGCAGGATCAGAAAATTTAAGCGTTTTAAAAGTTTTTAATCCAAATGATGATTTCGAAGTTATTAAAGATTTTATTTTAGAGGTTTCAGCTGAAAAATTAGGGAAAGCTTGTCCACCTGGAAGAATTGGAATAGGAATAGGGGGAACACCTGATATAGCTCAATTTTTATCAAAAAAAGTTTTATTAAGGCCTATTGGAAAACGCCATGAAGATTCTGAAATTGCCAAACTGGAAGAAGAATTAATGAATTCAATTAACGAACTTGAAATTGGACCAATGGGTTTAGGCGGGAAAGTTTCAGTTCTCGATGTAGGAATAGAGTATGCTGGTTGTCATACAGCTAGTTTACCTGTTGGAGTTTCTTTTCAATGCTGGGTAGATAGAAGAGCAAGCTTAAAAATTTACAATAATGGCAAGGTTGAAGAGAAGTGAGAATTCAAACTAAAACCCCTTTTTCATTAGATTTTATTAAAAAACTTTCTATTGGGGATGAAGTTTACTTAACTGGAGAAGTTATAACTATTAGAGATATGGCTTCTGCTAGAGCTATAGAGTATAAACTTAAAAGTAAACCTATTCCAGTTAAGCTTGATGAAGCAGTTATTTATCATTGTGGACCAATAGTTAAAAAGATTAATGAAGAATGGAAAGTTATTTCAGCAGGTCCAACAACAAGTGTTAGAATGGAAAATTTAACTTCTCAACTTATAAAATTATTTAAGATTAGAATGGTTATTGGAAAAGGAGGAGTGGGGAAAGAAGCAACTAAAGCTTTACAAGAGTATGGAGGTGTATACTGTGCTTTTACTGGTGGGGCAGGTGTTGCAGCTGCAAAAATGATTAAAAAAGTTATTAATGTAGAATGGTTAGATTTAGGAATTCCAGAAGCCTTATGGGTTTTTAAAGTTGAAAATTTTGGTCCATTAATCGTAGCTATAGATTCTAAAGGAAATAACCTTTATGAAGAAGTTAAAATGAGACTAAATGAGAAACTAAAAAACTTGAGAAGGGAAAAACTTGGTTAAAGATTCTATTGAAGTTATTCCTTTAAAAGGAATAGGTTTAATTAAGGAAGGAGATGATATCGCAAAAGTAATAGTTGAAGCAGCTAAAGCTCAAGGAGTTAAAATTGAAGACGGTGATATAATAGTAGTGGCACATAAAATAGTTTCTAAAGCTGAAGGAAGAGTTGTTGATTTAAAAACTATTACTCCATCTAAATTTGCTTTAAGAGTATCTAAACTTTTGAATAAAGATCCTAGAGTAATTGAAGTGATTTTCAGAGAGTCCAAAAGAATCGTTAGAATGATTAAAGGACATATAATTTGCGAGACAAGACATGGATTTATATGCGCTAATGCAGGAGTGGATAAATCTAATGTTGAAGGAGAAGATTTTGTTGTTTTACTTCCTAAAAATCCAGACGCGTCCGCAGAAACTATTAGGAAAGGAATAAAAAAATTAATTAATGCTGATATAGCTGTGATAATTTCGGATACTTTTGGTAGACCATGGAGGAATGGTCAAGTTAATGTAGCTATAGGAGTTTCAGGATTGATTCCTATAAAAGATTATAGAGGAACAAAAGATATGTTTAATTTCACTCTTAAAGTTACAATGATATGTATAGCCGATGAATTAGCTTCAGCTGCAGAACTTGTTATGAATAAAAGTAATGGCGTTCCAGCAGCATTAATAAAAGGTTATCCATATGTTAAAGGCGAAGGAAGTATAAAGGATTTAATAAAGCGAAATAAATACAATTTATTTCCATGATCGTAACCATATTTTATAACTTGATTAATTTTTTAACCCAATGTAACGATAAAATTTTGATTAAAAAAGTTTTGAATTTTAGTTAGTATTAAACCTTAAATGAAATAAAGCATGTTTGATGAGGAAAATTGAATTTAATTTATTCTGATCTTCATATACATTCCCCTTTTAGTCGTGCAGTAAGTAAAGAAGTTAACATCTTTAGTTTAGAGAAGAATGCTAAAATAAAGGGGCTTAATTTAATTGGAACAGGAGATTTTACACATTCTAAATGGTTAGAAAATTTAAAAAATAATCTTTTCGAAGTTAATGAAGGAATTTTTAAAACAGAAGATGGTGAAGTATATTTTATTATTTCTGGAGAAATATGTAATGTTTATGAATTTGAAGGTAAAATTAGGAAAGTTCATAATTTAATTCTAGTCAAAAATTTTGAAATTGCAGAGCAAGTTAATGATGAACTTAAAAAATTTGGTGATTTAGAGGCGGATGG
This is a stretch of genomic DNA from Candidatus Bathyarchaeota archaeon. It encodes these proteins:
- a CDS encoding fumarate hydratase, with product MNEKIEKMIVELIRKAEVNLPKDVFKALKNAYEEEDSKLAKAQLKLMIENVKLAEELKIPICQDTGVINFFVKIGREFKNNFSINEVIFKAVRKATKEVPLRPNIVHPLTRVNTNDNTGRFIPHIYLEQVEGDYMEVTVFPKGAGSENLSVLKVFNPNDDFEVIKDFILEVSAEKLGKACPPGRIGIGIGGTPDIAQFLSKKVLLRPIGKRHEDSEIAKLEEELMNSINELEIGPMGLGGKVSVLDVGIEYAGCHTASLPVGVSFQCWVDRRASLKIYNNGKVEEK
- the speB gene encoding agmatinase → MSNELSNLMFYTQPSLNFSGLTTSFEKAKYVIIGVPFDKTSSYRPGSRFAPLFIREASMNIELYSFRSEFDGEKLKIYDCGDLILTGETQEVLIRISKFMDEVLKNNKTPILIGGEHTITYGAVKNLPENSCIISFDAHFDLRDSYLGEKFCHASFMRRIVEEKGAEKVLEVGVRAACNEEVSYVKNNKIFFLSTFDLRKLGVKEAAKTIIDKTSSFNNVYLTLDMDVLDPAFAPGVGNPESDGLDSNFLLSLLIELCNCKIIGFDLVEVNPNYDNGSTAVLAAKIIIEILCALTKLSIDR
- a CDS encoding DNA-directed DNA polymerase I, translated to METLEKYFSKKEEEKPLVKGEGEFQELIYKPSLAVNLSKAYFVGAGYDGEKHLAFIKLYEPEEGKIYFWYDDSFHKPYCFSKQSIQELQLNEALVNHDGFERFEEEEKYDALEDRRIKVTKIIAKDPLSIGGRPSGSIRDILRVWEADIKYTECYIYDKGLIPGMPYKVENGKLIPIEYDLDPQILNAIKNTLKDDVNNIDLLLNWAKLLECPVPKFLRAAVDIEVYSPIATRMPSASEAEYPVICASIAGIDGEKKVFLLRRDGIQEGNATLPDEVKIAYFDSERKLLLEFFKSIIKYPFIVTFNGDDFDLKYLYNRARKLGFSKETIPIELGRESASVIHGIHIDLYKFFFNRSIQIYAFNQRYRENTLDDVGKALLQHGKLEIQNPVSDLTYSELAAYCLTDSILTLNLTTFNDSLVMKIIMALSRIAVMPMEDVCRQGVSNWIRSMLYNEHRKRGYLIPRSDDILSLKGVTATEAIIKGKKYKGAIVVEPIQGIHFNVAVLDFASLYPSIIKVWNLGYETILCPHEECKVNKVPGTPHWVCTKKRALESLLIGSLRDLRVKWYKVKAKDKALNEETRSLYTVVQSALKVVLNASYGVFGAETFSLYCPPVAEATAAIGRYIITRTIEKAKELGVNVIYGDTDSIFLGNPTEEQLKELINWSKSTLKMELEVDKWYRYVALSSRKKNYLGVYRDGTVDIKGLTGKKRHIPEFLKRAFYEMIQILSKVKTKEEFNEAKEKIKKIVRDCYFNLKNHKYSLEDLAFRIVISKPPKGYIKTTPQHVKAAQLLESRGIEVKPGDLISFVKVVGDFGVKPTNLASIEEVDTRKYIEYIESTFEQVLDALGTNLSELIGHTKLEAFFEG
- a CDS encoding fumarate hydratase C-terminal domain-containing protein is translated as MQTKTPFSLDFIKKLSIGDEVYLTGEVITIRDMASARAIEYKLKSKPIPVKLDEAVIYHCGPIVKKINEEWKVISAGPTTSVRMENLTSQLIKLFKIRMVIGKGGVGKEATKALQEYGGVYCAFTGGAGVAAAKMIKKVINVEWLDLGIPEALWVFKVENFGPLIVAIDSKGNNLYEEVKMRLNEKLKNLRREKLG
- a CDS encoding glycosyltransferase: MIQTSTIMLVISSFLSFFGVVYAIDIWLLIFSSSLIKRRPHKIEVKCWPKVSIHIPLYNEENVAARILNACLNLDYPKDKIEIIVLDDSNDETTSIVKEFEKKKPNLIKVIHRNSREGFKAGALQNALKYTTGEIIALFDADHVPSRDFLKKLIPYLLADKNIAFVQTKFNCLNFKENWIVKSIAIASEFYNKINLNGRAKLDFLLHFRGGGGIFKRNVLEEVGGWQSDTLAEDLDLSIRLFLAGKKGVYISEETCLEEMPATLLDLIRQQQRWVKGFAQCFKKHAFSIIKSEKISLLKKFDALIYLSTCFAYPLAFFGLIFGFFFSQIFPQNFILANLFKNYVLTFNFSANILSYSAFLTAMSLTLFSKEFKVNFLKILYVISLVLILIPILIFTNSIAVIEAFIKKKHIFYRTRKIGGSINNFLILSNNNFIHNLKKPIISFLESLDFPKLLS
- a CDS encoding RsmB/NOP family class I SAM-dependent RNA methyltransferase; translated protein: MSLSEALPLAIESLSWMESEGLNEKTAITKAVNQLGVKKPEVLKLAYMIVFETIKRKNFIDEIIFTELPKEVLSTLSFGIKNFLRIYVYWMKFKKSSIKEAFSLIKCCRNILGWRNFEKIELLLGRVLSVNLTEFLRNKLEEEKIALKFFHPKWFVNYCIKLLGKPQTLKLLKANLEFKKVYLRLNTLKGDEEELKKQIENEGVKLEKVKFFPYVYLLKETKKPLVNLKSYINGLFYIQDKSSCFSVLAANPKPGDIVIDACAAPGGKTSFLAQLMNNRGSIYSLEYSKKRVKVWLTEMNRMNVKNAIMILCDLTKFIPLKIEADIVLLDPPCTGTGTLMKTPSMKWRVTHSLIKKFQEIQFKMLKNCSKLVRVDGTLIYSTCSITLEENEALIEKFLKLNPNFKLVSINPFVGSPGFRGQNLCRRLYPHIHESEGFFIAKMKREF
- the cofE gene encoding coenzyme F420-0:L-glutamate ligase; the protein is MEVIPLKGIGLIKEGDDIAKVIVEAAKAQGVKIEDGDIIVVAHKIVSKAEGRVVDLKTITPSKFALRVSKLLNKDPRVIEVIFRESKRIVRMIKGHIICETRHGFICANAGVDKSNVEGEDFVVLLPKNPDASAETIRKGIKKLINADIAVIISDTFGRPWRNGQVNVAIGVSGLIPIKDYRGTKDMFNFTLKVTMICIADELASAAELVMNKSNGVPAALIKGYPYVKGEGSIKDLIKRNKYNLFP